The nucleotide window CTGCGGGAAATCATCCACACAGATTTCCATAATCTGGCACCCATCCAGGACCAGCTGACGGGCTACAACGCCTGCTTTTTCTGCCTGGGCGTGTCGTCGGTGGGCATGAAGGAACCCGAGTACCGCCGCCTCACCCAGGACCTCACCCTGCACTTTGCCCAAACGCTGCTCGCCCACAACGGCCCCGACCTCACGTTCTGCTACGTATCGGGCGCGGGTACCGACGATACGCTGCGCAGCCGCCAGATGTGGGCCCGCGTGAAGGGCGAAACCGAAAACGCATTGCGGGCACTAGGCTTCCGGCAGGCCTACATGTTCCGCCCCGGTTTCCTGCGTGCCACACCGGGTCAGCAGCATGTGCTGTCGTACTACAAGTATTTCGGCTGGCTATATCCGGCGCTGCGTCGATTCATGCCGAAGTATGTATCCACGCTGGCGGAGCTGGGGCAAGCTATGC belongs to Hymenobacter sp. J193 and includes:
- a CDS encoding epimerase → MKLRVILTGATGMVGEGVLLECLNSPQVEQVLSISRGASGRIHPKLREIIHTDFHNLAPIQDQLTGYNACFFCLGVSSVGMKEPEYRRLTQDLTLHFAQTLLAHNGPDLTFCYVSGAGTDDTLRSRQMWARVKGETENALRALGFRQAYMFRPGFLRATPGQQHVLSYYKYFGWLYPALRRFMPKYVSTLAELGQAMLHVSQRGYAKPVLEVSDIVTAATGYGNPIILLTAE